In one window of Megalops cyprinoides isolate fMegCyp1 unplaced genomic scaffold, fMegCyp1.pri scaffold_27_arrow_ctg1, whole genome shotgun sequence DNA:
- the LOC118772295 gene encoding protein arginine N-methyltransferase 8-B isoform X1: MGMKHSSRCLLLRRKMAETENSEQPPVSIAPSQALQPTPLPKPISSAHHVPHKPHTPHPATLPSCPGRGKMAKFLNPEEMTSQDYYFDSYAHFGIHEEMLKDEVRTLTYRNSMYHNKHVFKDKIVLDVGSGTGILSMFAAKAGAKHVYGIECSSISEYSEKIIKSNHLDSVITIFKGKVEEVELPVDQVDIIISEWMGYCLFYESMLNTVIFARDKWLKPGGLMFPDQAALYVVAIEDRQYKDFKIHWWENVYGFDMTCIRNVAIKEPLVDVVDPKQVVTNSCLIKELDIYTVKTEDLSFTSAFCLQIQRNDYVHALVTYFNIEFTKCHKKTGFSTAPDAPYTHWKQTVFYLEDYLTVRRGEEIIGSITMKPNEKNIRDLDFTLELDFKGQLCEAAISHDYKMR, from the exons cAGCCTCCTGTCAGCATTGCCCCATCCCAGGCCCTGCAGCCCACCCCACTGCCCAAACCCATCTCTTCAGCCCACCATGTCCCACACAAGCCCCACACACCTCACCCAGCTACCCTGCCCAGCTGCCCAGGGCGGGGGAAGATGGCCAAGTTCCTCAACCCAGAGGAGATGACCTCTCAGGACTACTACTTTGACTCTTATGCCCACTTCGGCATCCATGAG GAGATGCTGAAGGATGAAGTGAGGACACTCACCTACAGGAACTCCATGTACCACAACAAGCACGTCTTCAAGGATAAGATTGTCCTGGATGTGGGCAGCGGGACCGGCATTCTCTCCATGTTTGCCGCCAAAGCAGGAGCCAAGCACGTGTACGGG aTCGAATGCTCCAGTATATCTGAATACTCAGAAAAGATCATCAAGTCCAATCACCTGGACAGTG TCATCACCATCTTCAAGGGGAAGGTGGAGGAGGTAGAGCTGCCAGTAGACCAGGTGGACATCATCATTTCCGAGTGGATGGGTTACTGCCTCTTCTACGAGTCCATGCTGAACACTGTCATCTTTGCCCGGGACAAGTGGCTG AAACCCGGAGGGCTGATGTTCCCAGATCAAGCAGCACTGTATGTGGTGGCCATCGAGGACCGGCAGTACAAGGACTTCAAGATCCACT GGTGGGAGAACGTTTATGGTTTCGACATGACCTGCATTCGGAACGTGGCAATTAAAGAGCCTCTGGTAGATGTTGTGGACCCCAAGCAAGTGGTGACCAACTCTTGCCTGATAAAG GAGTTAGACATCTACACAGTCAAGACAGAGGACCTGTCCTTCACCTCCGCATTCTGCCTTCAGATCCAGCGCAACGACTACGTTCATGCCCTGGTCACCTACTTCAACATTGAGTTCACCAAGTGTCACAAGAAGACAGGCTTCTCCACGG CGCCTGATGCTCCCTACACACATTGGAAGCAGACAGTGTTCTACCTGGAGGACTACCTGACCGTCCGCAGGGGAGAGGAGATCATTGGCAGCATCACTATGAAGCCCAATGAGAAGAACATT CGGGACCTGGACTTCACCCTCGAGTTGGACTTCAAGGGACAACTGTGTGAGGCTGCCATCTCCCATGACTACAAAATGCGCTAG
- the LOC118772295 gene encoding protein arginine N-methyltransferase 8-B isoform X2, which translates to MGMKHSSRCLLLRRKMAETENSEPPVSIAPSQALQPTPLPKPISSAHHVPHKPHTPHPATLPSCPGRGKMAKFLNPEEMTSQDYYFDSYAHFGIHEEMLKDEVRTLTYRNSMYHNKHVFKDKIVLDVGSGTGILSMFAAKAGAKHVYGIECSSISEYSEKIIKSNHLDSVITIFKGKVEEVELPVDQVDIIISEWMGYCLFYESMLNTVIFARDKWLKPGGLMFPDQAALYVVAIEDRQYKDFKIHWWENVYGFDMTCIRNVAIKEPLVDVVDPKQVVTNSCLIKELDIYTVKTEDLSFTSAFCLQIQRNDYVHALVTYFNIEFTKCHKKTGFSTAPDAPYTHWKQTVFYLEDYLTVRRGEEIIGSITMKPNEKNIRDLDFTLELDFKGQLCEAAISHDYKMR; encoded by the exons CCTCCTGTCAGCATTGCCCCATCCCAGGCCCTGCAGCCCACCCCACTGCCCAAACCCATCTCTTCAGCCCACCATGTCCCACACAAGCCCCACACACCTCACCCAGCTACCCTGCCCAGCTGCCCAGGGCGGGGGAAGATGGCCAAGTTCCTCAACCCAGAGGAGATGACCTCTCAGGACTACTACTTTGACTCTTATGCCCACTTCGGCATCCATGAG GAGATGCTGAAGGATGAAGTGAGGACACTCACCTACAGGAACTCCATGTACCACAACAAGCACGTCTTCAAGGATAAGATTGTCCTGGATGTGGGCAGCGGGACCGGCATTCTCTCCATGTTTGCCGCCAAAGCAGGAGCCAAGCACGTGTACGGG aTCGAATGCTCCAGTATATCTGAATACTCAGAAAAGATCATCAAGTCCAATCACCTGGACAGTG TCATCACCATCTTCAAGGGGAAGGTGGAGGAGGTAGAGCTGCCAGTAGACCAGGTGGACATCATCATTTCCGAGTGGATGGGTTACTGCCTCTTCTACGAGTCCATGCTGAACACTGTCATCTTTGCCCGGGACAAGTGGCTG AAACCCGGAGGGCTGATGTTCCCAGATCAAGCAGCACTGTATGTGGTGGCCATCGAGGACCGGCAGTACAAGGACTTCAAGATCCACT GGTGGGAGAACGTTTATGGTTTCGACATGACCTGCATTCGGAACGTGGCAATTAAAGAGCCTCTGGTAGATGTTGTGGACCCCAAGCAAGTGGTGACCAACTCTTGCCTGATAAAG GAGTTAGACATCTACACAGTCAAGACAGAGGACCTGTCCTTCACCTCCGCATTCTGCCTTCAGATCCAGCGCAACGACTACGTTCATGCCCTGGTCACCTACTTCAACATTGAGTTCACCAAGTGTCACAAGAAGACAGGCTTCTCCACGG CGCCTGATGCTCCCTACACACATTGGAAGCAGACAGTGTTCTACCTGGAGGACTACCTGACCGTCCGCAGGGGAGAGGAGATCATTGGCAGCATCACTATGAAGCCCAATGAGAAGAACATT CGGGACCTGGACTTCACCCTCGAGTTGGACTTCAAGGGACAACTGTGTGAGGCTGCCATCTCCCATGACTACAAAATGCGCTAG
- the LOC118772295 gene encoding protein arginine N-methyltransferase 8-B isoform X3 gives MGMKHSSRCLLLRRKMAETENSEQPPVSIAPSQALQPTPLPKPISSAHHVPHKPHTPHPATLPSCPGRGKMAKFLNPEEMTSQDYYFDSYAHFGIHEEMLKDEVRTLTYRNSMYHNKHVFKDKIVLDVGSGTGILSMFAAKAGAKHVYGIECSSISEYSEKIIKSNHLDSVITIFKGKVEEVELPVDQVDIIISEWMGYCLFYESMLNTVIFARDKWLKPGGLMFPDQAALYVVAIEDRQYKDFKIHWWENVYGFDMTCIRNVAIKEPLVDVVDPKQVVTNSCLIKELDIYTVKTEDLSFTSAFCLQIQRNDYVHALVTYFNIEFTKCHKKTGFSTAPDAPYTHWKQTVFYLEDYLTVRRGEEIIGSITMKPNEKNIMSSLAGARALGEMK, from the exons cAGCCTCCTGTCAGCATTGCCCCATCCCAGGCCCTGCAGCCCACCCCACTGCCCAAACCCATCTCTTCAGCCCACCATGTCCCACACAAGCCCCACACACCTCACCCAGCTACCCTGCCCAGCTGCCCAGGGCGGGGGAAGATGGCCAAGTTCCTCAACCCAGAGGAGATGACCTCTCAGGACTACTACTTTGACTCTTATGCCCACTTCGGCATCCATGAG GAGATGCTGAAGGATGAAGTGAGGACACTCACCTACAGGAACTCCATGTACCACAACAAGCACGTCTTCAAGGATAAGATTGTCCTGGATGTGGGCAGCGGGACCGGCATTCTCTCCATGTTTGCCGCCAAAGCAGGAGCCAAGCACGTGTACGGG aTCGAATGCTCCAGTATATCTGAATACTCAGAAAAGATCATCAAGTCCAATCACCTGGACAGTG TCATCACCATCTTCAAGGGGAAGGTGGAGGAGGTAGAGCTGCCAGTAGACCAGGTGGACATCATCATTTCCGAGTGGATGGGTTACTGCCTCTTCTACGAGTCCATGCTGAACACTGTCATCTTTGCCCGGGACAAGTGGCTG AAACCCGGAGGGCTGATGTTCCCAGATCAAGCAGCACTGTATGTGGTGGCCATCGAGGACCGGCAGTACAAGGACTTCAAGATCCACT GGTGGGAGAACGTTTATGGTTTCGACATGACCTGCATTCGGAACGTGGCAATTAAAGAGCCTCTGGTAGATGTTGTGGACCCCAAGCAAGTGGTGACCAACTCTTGCCTGATAAAG GAGTTAGACATCTACACAGTCAAGACAGAGGACCTGTCCTTCACCTCCGCATTCTGCCTTCAGATCCAGCGCAACGACTACGTTCATGCCCTGGTCACCTACTTCAACATTGAGTTCACCAAGTGTCACAAGAAGACAGGCTTCTCCACGG CGCCTGATGCTCCCTACACACATTGGAAGCAGACAGTGTTCTACCTGGAGGACTACCTGACCGTCCGCAGGGGAGAGGAGATCATTGGCAGCATCACTATGAAGCCCAATGAGAAGAACATT ATGTCATCACTGGCTGGGGCCCGAGCATTAGGAGAAATGAAGTAG
- the LOC118772295 gene encoding protein arginine N-methyltransferase 8-B isoform X4, translating into MAKFLNPEEMTSQDYYFDSYAHFGIHEEMLKDEVRTLTYRNSMYHNKHVFKDKIVLDVGSGTGILSMFAAKAGAKHVYGIECSSISEYSEKIIKSNHLDSVITIFKGKVEEVELPVDQVDIIISEWMGYCLFYESMLNTVIFARDKWLKPGGLMFPDQAALYVVAIEDRQYKDFKIHWWENVYGFDMTCIRNVAIKEPLVDVVDPKQVVTNSCLIKELDIYTVKTEDLSFTSAFCLQIQRNDYVHALVTYFNIEFTKCHKKTGFSTAPDAPYTHWKQTVFYLEDYLTVRRGEEIIGSITMKPNEKNIRDLDFTLELDFKGQLCEAAISHDYKMR; encoded by the exons ATGGCCAAGTTCCTCAACCCAGAGGAGATGACCTCTCAGGACTACTACTTTGACTCTTATGCCCACTTCGGCATCCATGAG GAGATGCTGAAGGATGAAGTGAGGACACTCACCTACAGGAACTCCATGTACCACAACAAGCACGTCTTCAAGGATAAGATTGTCCTGGATGTGGGCAGCGGGACCGGCATTCTCTCCATGTTTGCCGCCAAAGCAGGAGCCAAGCACGTGTACGGG aTCGAATGCTCCAGTATATCTGAATACTCAGAAAAGATCATCAAGTCCAATCACCTGGACAGTG TCATCACCATCTTCAAGGGGAAGGTGGAGGAGGTAGAGCTGCCAGTAGACCAGGTGGACATCATCATTTCCGAGTGGATGGGTTACTGCCTCTTCTACGAGTCCATGCTGAACACTGTCATCTTTGCCCGGGACAAGTGGCTG AAACCCGGAGGGCTGATGTTCCCAGATCAAGCAGCACTGTATGTGGTGGCCATCGAGGACCGGCAGTACAAGGACTTCAAGATCCACT GGTGGGAGAACGTTTATGGTTTCGACATGACCTGCATTCGGAACGTGGCAATTAAAGAGCCTCTGGTAGATGTTGTGGACCCCAAGCAAGTGGTGACCAACTCTTGCCTGATAAAG GAGTTAGACATCTACACAGTCAAGACAGAGGACCTGTCCTTCACCTCCGCATTCTGCCTTCAGATCCAGCGCAACGACTACGTTCATGCCCTGGTCACCTACTTCAACATTGAGTTCACCAAGTGTCACAAGAAGACAGGCTTCTCCACGG CGCCTGATGCTCCCTACACACATTGGAAGCAGACAGTGTTCTACCTGGAGGACTACCTGACCGTCCGCAGGGGAGAGGAGATCATTGGCAGCATCACTATGAAGCCCAATGAGAAGAACATT CGGGACCTGGACTTCACCCTCGAGTTGGACTTCAAGGGACAACTGTGTGAGGCTGCCATCTCCCATGACTACAAAATGCGCTAG